In Cycloclasticus sp., a single genomic region encodes these proteins:
- a CDS encoding BON domain-containing protein: MLLKKAPLFALLLCTILLSGCAAVAVGTATTGVAVIHDRRTAGTVIDDQTIELKALNILYGVDKIRINTHVNATCYNGVLLLTGEAPTEGLRSDISNRLRQITKVRQVHNEIILAAPSSLVARSSDSLITSKTKIALLKLNDIKDFDPTRVKVVSENGVVYLLGILRQHEVNPVIETVRRVGGVQRVVKLFEIIG; the protein is encoded by the coding sequence ATGTTATTAAAGAAAGCCCCCCTGTTTGCCTTATTACTTTGCACTATTTTGCTATCTGGCTGCGCTGCAGTCGCTGTTGGAACGGCAACAACGGGTGTTGCGGTCATCCACGATAGAAGAACCGCTGGCACGGTCATTGATGACCAAACCATAGAGCTAAAGGCGCTCAATATCTTATATGGCGTAGATAAAATCCGCATTAACACCCATGTAAATGCCACTTGCTACAATGGCGTACTGCTACTCACCGGCGAAGCACCAACTGAAGGTTTACGCAGTGACATCAGCAACCGATTGCGCCAGATAACCAAAGTTCGCCAAGTACACAATGAAATCATATTAGCCGCACCAAGCTCGCTCGTTGCTAGAAGCAGTGACAGCCTAATCACCAGCAAAACCAAAATAGCTTTACTTAAGCTTAACGACATAAAAGATTTTGACCCGACACGAGTCAAAGTGGTTAGCGAAAACGGCGTGGTTTATTTACTCGGCATACTAAGACAACACGAAGTGAACCCAGTCATTGAAACCGTCCGACGCGTTGGCGGTGTACAGCGAGTTGTTAAGTTATTCGAAATTATTGGCTAA
- a CDS encoding universal stress protein: MMNYRHILVALDLGEQSALILNKAHQIAQQNQAKLSIIHIIEPLIESSYLAFDGSIATDILPLQDEIEATANTKLRKLAASISLPEENLLIEFGRPSEQIHQLSEKIPCDLIVMGSHGRHGLALLLGSTANAIMHGVSCDVLAVRVGE, translated from the coding sequence ATGATGAATTATCGACATATTCTTGTTGCTCTTGACCTTGGTGAACAATCAGCTTTGATTTTAAATAAAGCGCACCAAATAGCCCAACAAAATCAGGCCAAATTATCAATCATTCATATTATTGAACCCCTTATAGAGTCCTCATACTTAGCCTTTGATGGCAGTATTGCAACGGACATATTGCCTCTTCAAGATGAAATTGAAGCCACGGCAAACACTAAACTAAGAAAGTTAGCCGCGTCTATCAGTCTTCCAGAGGAAAACCTGCTCATCGAGTTTGGTCGCCCCTCCGAGCAGATCCATCAATTAAGTGAAAAGATACCTTGTGACCTGATCGTGATGGGGAGCCATGGGCGACATGGACTCGCATTATTACTAGGCTCAACCGCCAATGCTATTATGCACGGTGTCAGCTGCGACGTATTAGCTGTTAGAGTAGGAGAATAG
- a CDS encoding FAD-linked oxidase C-terminal domain-containing protein, whose amino-acid sequence MAIITQATLKLTSLAEGKRTLQATYNSLEAAAATIASIMAQPITPCALEFMYGTALSLVKENAQLDLSENAQALLMIEVDGDQFELDAVAEKVAASASVDGLIHIANTPKQIKQLWSTRKALSLSLRKIAPKKINEDVVVPVSNIPALINGLQALSKQYQTPIVNFGHAGNGNIHVNLLVQLGQLETAKACLADVFELVIALNGSLSGEHGIGLEKRDYISLELDPTAISIMKKIKAQFDPGNLLNPDKVFPIN is encoded by the coding sequence TTGGCGATTATCACTCAAGCCACACTGAAGTTAACATCCTTGGCGGAAGGCAAACGAACACTTCAAGCCACTTACAATTCTTTAGAGGCTGCGGCGGCGACAATTGCCAGCATTATGGCGCAACCCATTACACCTTGCGCGTTAGAGTTTATGTACGGCACGGCCCTTTCCCTTGTTAAGGAGAATGCCCAGCTCGATTTGTCCGAGAATGCACAAGCCTTGTTAATGATTGAGGTGGATGGCGATCAATTTGAGCTAGATGCAGTAGCAGAGAAAGTCGCTGCCAGCGCATCCGTTGATGGCCTTATCCATATTGCGAACACGCCCAAGCAAATTAAACAACTTTGGTCGACCAGAAAAGCGCTGTCTCTTTCTTTACGAAAAATAGCCCCGAAAAAAATCAATGAAGACGTTGTAGTCCCTGTCAGTAACATTCCAGCGCTAATCAACGGGCTTCAAGCATTGTCCAAACAATATCAAACACCCATCGTTAATTTTGGTCATGCTGGAAATGGCAATATTCACGTCAACCTCTTGGTTCAACTTGGGCAACTTGAGACAGCAAAAGCGTGTTTAGCGGATGTATTTGAATTGGTGATAGCCCTTAACGGCAGCCTCTCAGGTGAGCACGGTATCGGCCTCGAAAAACGTGACTATATAAGTTTAGAATTAGACCCTACTGCTATTAGCATTATGAAAAAAATTAAAGCCCAGTTTGACCCAGGAAACCTCTTAAACCCCGACAAAGTATTCCCAATAAATTAA
- the nadC gene encoding carboxylating nicotinate-nucleotide diphosphorylase, translated as MVDPKIIDEDVTRFLAEDVGTGDLTALVIPEGKLAKATIVTREAMLVCGQAWLNAVFKKLDAGIVIDWQHEEGQQAFAGDVLCYLSGSARALLTGERAALNMLQTLSATASLANQFAKAVDGTQTVVLDTRKTIPGLRLAQKYAVRCGGASNHRVGLYDGILIKENHIMAAGSIANAVAAARLASDTVAVEVEVESIDEVKLALEAKADILLLDNFTLDQLSEAVELNNGVAKLEASGNVSLSTIRDIAKTGVDFVSVGALTKNIQAVDLSMRVDLEA; from the coding sequence ATGGTTGACCCAAAAATAATAGACGAAGACGTAACTCGTTTTCTTGCAGAAGATGTCGGAACAGGTGATTTAACAGCTCTGGTTATTCCAGAGGGGAAATTGGCTAAAGCGACGATTGTCACTCGAGAGGCCATGTTGGTTTGCGGCCAAGCATGGCTCAATGCAGTTTTTAAAAAACTCGATGCCGGTATTGTCATTGATTGGCAACACGAAGAAGGCCAGCAAGCGTTTGCTGGCGATGTTTTGTGTTATCTGTCGGGTTCCGCCCGCGCCTTATTAACGGGTGAGCGTGCAGCGTTAAATATGCTTCAAACATTATCTGCTACAGCCTCACTTGCAAACCAGTTTGCTAAGGCAGTAGATGGCACTCAAACGGTCGTGTTGGACACACGTAAAACTATCCCAGGTCTACGATTAGCGCAAAAGTATGCGGTGCGATGTGGTGGAGCATCTAATCATCGTGTGGGCTTATATGACGGTATTTTAATCAAAGAAAACCATATTATGGCAGCGGGTTCTATAGCTAACGCGGTTGCTGCGGCTCGGTTAGCGAGTGATACGGTGGCGGTTGAAGTGGAAGTCGAAAGTATTGATGAAGTAAAGCTAGCACTTGAGGCGAAGGCTGATATCTTATTATTAGATAACTTCACGCTGGATCAATTAAGCGAGGCGGTTGAACTAAATAATGGTGTAGCAAAACTCGAGGCGTCAGGCAATGTGAGTTTATCGACGATACGCGACATTGCGAAAACTGGAGTGGACTTTGTGTCAGTGGGCGCGTTGACGAAAAATATTCAAGCGGTCGATCTATCCATGCGTGTAGACCTCGAAGCCTAA
- a CDS encoding FAD-binding oxidoreductase has product MSDPTDCWSYRYDNSRRHKEPLAVGFPTTHQQIDDTFTLCKAHHVAITARGTGTTGASVPSDKAIVLSTEQMANIIKIDSDNRLMVVEPGVTNQAIQQAAANTDSFGRPDPTSSAICTVGGNLAYNSAIPRAVKYGTPRENTLGPNLCHWRRKNP; this is encoded by the coding sequence TTGTCAGACCCTACCGATTGCTGGAGTTATCGCTACGACAATAGCCGTCGACACAAAGAACCTCTTGCCGTTGGTTTTCCTACCACACACCAGCAAATAGACGATACATTTACATTATGTAAGGCTCACCATGTCGCCATTACTGCGCGCGGCACCGGCACAACGGGCGCGAGCGTGCCCTCCGACAAGGCGATTGTTTTGTCTACTGAACAAATGGCCAACATCATTAAAATTGACTCAGATAACCGTCTGATGGTGGTCGAGCCTGGCGTCACTAATCAGGCCATTCAACAAGCCGCTGCCAATACGGATTCTTTTGGCCGCCCGGACCCCACTAGTTCTGCTATTTGTACGGTTGGCGGCAACCTCGCATACAATTCTGCCATCCCCCGCGCCGTTAAATACGGCACACCCCGTGAAAACACATTAGGCCCCAACCTCTGTCACTGGAGACGGAAAAACCCTTAA
- a CDS encoding YraN family protein has translation MSQSNTLGQQGEDLALKFLQQKGLTLIQRNYRSRLGEIDLVMKDQEHIVFVEVRFRSSTRFGGALFSIDRRKQSKLIKCAQHYIANESSQQTFRFDVIAISPSASQHEIQWISNAFDEF, from the coding sequence ATGAGTCAATCCAACACGCTGGGGCAGCAAGGTGAAGACCTCGCACTAAAATTCTTACAGCAAAAGGGCTTAACACTCATCCAAAGAAACTACCGTAGTCGCTTAGGTGAAATCGACTTGGTGATGAAAGATCAAGAGCACATCGTTTTTGTCGAAGTTCGGTTTCGTTCTTCAACACGCTTTGGTGGCGCATTGTTTTCGATTGACCGCCGCAAGCAATCTAAACTTATAAAATGCGCCCAACATTACATCGCAAATGAGTCTAGCCAACAAACCTTTCGTTTTGATGTGATTGCAATTTCGCCCTCCGCTAGCCAGCATGAGATACAATGGATCTCCAACGCATTTGATGAGTTTTAA
- a CDS encoding penicillin-binding protein activator translates to MSYYKKNFIAPLRLFFILLVAMALSNCANIQPSETTRVEQSNPLAVQAQEALSQQRFAVAAQLFVQLANGSNAPLKNQHFISAIDAYLKANDLANADLLISVLLDRSSQLSANSKLQLASALLNQGKAENAIQLLMSIDESNLATQQRIHLHTLSSSAFFQSGNLIESARERVLLDALLNQSDEKLNNQAELLEVLSLLSEQALTFLRPTADNNMAGWIDLALIFKQQVIFNANSSVVDVWKEQHPSHTANGAFLYSLAEQAQIDFKTPDKVGVFLPSQGPFATAAQSIRKGITAAAYSMANSWPLNITFYDTSAASIETLYQQAINDGINVIIGPLDKANIAKITALNELAIPVIGLNKNGNHHSHNYYEFSLSPEEDITQVLSLAWLKGHEKALILAPQSRSGERLARHFSTLWQQLGGDILGVQTYPLKQADYSAPIKNLLQIDNSIHRFKQLRQRLNLNIEFEERRRHDADFIFLLAAPREGRLIKPQLRFHRAANVTVFSTSKIYEGELNKVANRDLDGTFFCDMPWLIEPNNELDDQLNKALKLWPNARGLHRRLLAFGYDAYQLIPHLERLQSNDFARLKGKTGILAVNNSNVISRQLSCGRFKRGSIKSLGLAPHLERALNMLPADASSQELKQPNTSPL, encoded by the coding sequence ATGAGTTATTACAAAAAAAATTTCATCGCGCCTTTAAGGCTGTTCTTTATCCTATTAGTCGCAATGGCTTTATCAAATTGCGCCAACATTCAACCTTCAGAAACCACAAGGGTTGAACAGTCTAACCCATTGGCAGTACAAGCCCAAGAAGCTTTATCTCAGCAGCGGTTCGCGGTTGCTGCACAACTGTTTGTACAACTAGCCAACGGCAGCAACGCGCCCTTAAAAAACCAACATTTCATCTCTGCCATTGATGCTTATTTAAAGGCCAACGATTTAGCCAACGCCGATTTACTCATTAGCGTTTTATTAGACCGTTCATCACAACTGTCTGCTAACAGCAAATTACAACTCGCCAGCGCCCTGTTAAACCAAGGTAAGGCCGAGAATGCCATTCAACTCCTGATGAGCATCGATGAAAGCAACTTAGCCACTCAGCAACGTATTCATTTACATACGCTGAGTAGCTCTGCTTTTTTCCAATCGGGCAATTTAATTGAAAGTGCGCGAGAGCGTGTTTTATTAGACGCTCTACTGAATCAGTCCGATGAAAAACTTAACAACCAAGCAGAATTACTTGAAGTCTTATCCTTGCTGTCTGAACAAGCTCTAACTTTCTTACGTCCCACGGCTGACAACAATATGGCTGGCTGGATTGACCTTGCACTTATATTCAAACAGCAAGTGATTTTTAACGCCAACAGCTCAGTTGTCGATGTATGGAAAGAGCAACACCCATCGCATACAGCCAATGGCGCCTTTCTTTACAGCCTTGCTGAACAGGCTCAAATTGATTTCAAAACGCCCGATAAAGTTGGCGTGTTTTTACCTAGCCAAGGGCCTTTTGCAACGGCCGCTCAGAGCATTAGAAAAGGCATCACCGCTGCTGCGTATTCAATGGCTAATAGCTGGCCTTTAAATATAACGTTTTACGATACCTCCGCTGCCTCTATCGAAACGCTATACCAACAAGCTATTAACGATGGTATTAACGTCATTATCGGCCCATTAGACAAAGCCAATATTGCCAAAATAACCGCGTTAAATGAATTGGCTATCCCGGTTATAGGGCTCAATAAAAATGGTAACCACCACAGTCATAACTATTATGAATTTTCATTATCGCCCGAAGAAGATATCACCCAAGTATTAAGCCTCGCTTGGTTAAAAGGGCATGAAAAAGCTTTAATCCTAGCACCCCAATCACGCAGTGGAGAGCGTTTAGCGCGCCACTTCTCAACCCTCTGGCAGCAACTAGGTGGCGACATTCTTGGCGTACAGACATACCCCCTTAAGCAAGCTGATTACTCTGCTCCCATTAAAAACCTATTACAAATAGATAATAGTATTCATCGGTTTAAGCAACTTCGCCAACGCCTCAACTTAAATATTGAATTTGAAGAACGGCGTCGACACGATGCCGACTTTATTTTTCTATTAGCCGCGCCGCGAGAGGGTCGCCTAATCAAACCGCAATTGCGTTTTCATCGCGCTGCGAATGTTACCGTTTTTAGCACATCAAAGATTTATGAAGGCGAGCTTAATAAGGTTGCCAATCGTGATTTAGACGGTACTTTTTTCTGTGATATGCCTTGGCTTATCGAACCTAATAATGAGCTCGATGATCAGCTCAACAAGGCGCTAAAACTTTGGCCAAACGCGCGTGGCTTACACCGTCGATTACTCGCGTTTGGTTATGATGCCTATCAGCTTATCCCTCACTTAGAGCGCTTACAGTCTAATGATTTTGCTCGCCTCAAAGGAAAAACAGGCATTCTTGCGGTGAATAATAGCAACGTCATTAGCCGTCAGCTAAGTTGCGGTCGGTTCAAACGCGGCAGTATTAAATCGCTAGGGCTTGCACCCCACCTTGAAAGAGCACTCAATATGCTACCCGCAGATGCCAGCAGCCAGGAGCTTAAACAACCCAACACTTCACCGTTGTAA
- a CDS encoding phosphoheptose isomerase: MSLQERIYQHFTDSIQTKHDALECLPDSIELAAQTIVQSLLNNGKVLTCGNGGSAGDAQHFSSEMLNRYERERPSLPAIALSTDTSTITSIANDYSYEEVFSKQIRALGQAGDILLAYTTSGNSGNVVTAIKAAHDREMIAIVVSGKDGGSIAAQSLLNEHDIELRVPSNSTARIQEVHLVITHCLCDLIDFQLFG; the protein is encoded by the coding sequence ATGAGTTTACAAGAAAGAATCTATCAGCATTTCACCGATAGCATTCAAACAAAACATGACGCTTTAGAGTGTTTGCCAGACTCGATTGAATTAGCTGCTCAAACCATTGTTCAAAGTCTCCTTAACAACGGCAAAGTATTAACTTGCGGTAATGGGGGCTCTGCTGGCGATGCTCAACACTTCTCATCCGAGATGCTTAATCGCTATGAGCGTGAACGGCCTAGCCTACCGGCTATCGCACTGAGCACGGACACATCAACCATCACCTCCATTGCTAACGACTATTCATATGAGGAAGTGTTTTCCAAACAAATACGCGCGCTCGGTCAAGCCGGCGATATTTTATTGGCATACACAACCAGTGGAAACTCTGGCAATGTCGTCACCGCCATCAAAGCGGCCCATGACCGAGAAATGATAGCCATTGTTGTCAGCGGTAAAGATGGTGGCAGCATTGCCGCTCAGTCGCTGTTAAATGAACATGATATTGAATTAAGAGTCCCCTCAAATTCAACCGCTCGTATCCAAGAAGTACACTTAGTGATCACTCACTGTCTGTGTGACCTCATCGATTTTCAATTATTCGGATAA